One region of Pseudomonas glycinae genomic DNA includes:
- a CDS encoding ubiquinone biosynthesis accessory factor UbiJ translates to MLLTGLLASVELGLNRVLRLDSTALPRLAHLTGKVIAVDCRSPALQLFILPSDEGLMLASHWETGVDCTLRAPASSLVKLALSKDKTAVLHAPEVELDGDSGVLLELAGVLQDLELDWEYELSRWLGPVATQLVGGHLRSRARWYQQGFASLNQNLAEYLAEESRTLVGQREAEARFSELDRIKLDLERLEARFERLSRSLDPSDNA, encoded by the coding sequence ATGCTGCTGACCGGGCTGCTCGCCAGCGTCGAACTCGGCCTGAACCGCGTGCTGCGTCTCGACAGCACGGCGCTGCCGCGACTGGCGCATCTGACCGGCAAAGTGATTGCCGTGGATTGCCGCAGCCCGGCGCTGCAACTGTTCATCCTGCCGAGCGACGAAGGCCTGATGCTGGCGTCCCACTGGGAAACCGGCGTCGACTGCACCCTGCGAGCCCCGGCCTCGAGCCTGGTGAAACTGGCCCTGAGCAAGGACAAGACGGCGGTGCTGCACGCACCGGAAGTCGAACTCGACGGTGACAGCGGCGTGCTGCTGGAACTGGCCGGCGTGCTGCAGGACCTCGAGCTGGACTGGGAGTACGAACTCTCGCGCTGGCTGGGCCCGGTCGCCACGCAACTGGTCGGCGGTCACCTGCGCAGCCGCGCCCGCTGGTATCAACAAGGATTTGCCAGCCTCAACCAGAACCTCGCCGAATACCTGGCCGAAGAATCGCGCACCCTCGTCGGGCAGCGCGAAGCCGAAGCCCGCTTCAGCGAACTGGACCGGATCAAACTCGATCTGGAACGTCTCGAGGCGCGCTTCGAGCGCCTTTCCCGATCCCTCGACCCAAGCGATAACGCATGA
- the ubiB gene encoding ubiquinone biosynthesis regulatory protein kinase UbiB codes for MKLLAVRRLLRIQRVVIRYRLDDLLFDLPLPWFLLALRYVLPWRWFPRKPLELSRGARLRLALQDLGPIFIKFGQILSTRRDLLPEDIADELMRLQDRVPPFDSQLSVKLIEEQLGKKISEVFSRFDVEPLASASVAQVHAAQLKTGEEVVVKVIRPGLKPVIAQDLAWLFILARAAEKVSADARLLHPVDVVSDYEKTIYDELDLLREAANASQLKRNFEGSPLLYVPQVYWDWCRPKVLVMERIYGIQVTDLATLADQRTDMKMLAERGVEIFFTQVFRDSFFHADMHPGNIFVSTVNPWSPQYIAIDCGIVGSLTPEDQDYLARNLFAFFKRDYRRVAQLHIDSGWVPAETKLNEFEAAIRTVCEPIFEKPLKDISFGQVLMRLFQTARRFNMEVQPQLVLLQKTLLNIEGLGRQLYPDLDLWNTAQPFLERWMRERVSPKALLGNVQSQFEQLPHLANMARDLLERMSQPHANDPPPPWKKRKDDWFLRLLGSAHLAGGTILAAGGPMHELGHWPAGIMVAVGLYLVVRR; via the coding sequence ATGAAGCTGCTCGCCGTCCGCCGTCTGTTGCGCATCCAGCGCGTCGTGATCCGCTACCGCCTCGATGACCTGCTGTTCGATCTGCCTTTGCCGTGGTTCCTGCTGGCGCTGCGCTACGTCTTGCCGTGGCGCTGGTTCCCGCGCAAGCCGCTGGAGCTCAGCCGTGGCGCACGTCTACGCCTGGCGTTGCAGGATCTGGGGCCGATCTTCATCAAGTTCGGGCAGATCCTCTCGACCCGCCGCGACCTGCTGCCGGAAGACATCGCCGATGAGCTGATGCGGTTGCAGGACCGGGTGCCGCCATTCGATTCGCAGCTGTCGGTCAAGCTGATCGAAGAGCAACTGGGCAAGAAGATCAGCGAAGTGTTCAGTCGCTTCGACGTCGAACCGCTGGCCTCGGCCTCGGTGGCGCAGGTACACGCCGCGCAACTGAAGACCGGCGAAGAAGTGGTGGTCAAGGTGATCCGCCCGGGCCTGAAACCGGTGATCGCCCAGGATCTGGCGTGGCTGTTCATCCTCGCCCGCGCCGCCGAAAAGGTCTCCGCCGACGCCCGCCTGCTGCACCCGGTGGACGTGGTCAGCGACTACGAAAAAACCATCTACGACGAACTCGACCTGTTGCGCGAGGCGGCCAACGCCAGCCAGTTGAAGCGCAACTTCGAGGGCTCGCCGCTGTTGTATGTGCCACAAGTCTATTGGGACTGGTGCCGGCCGAAAGTGCTGGTGATGGAGCGCATCTACGGGATCCAGGTGACGGATCTGGCGACCCTCGCCGACCAGCGCACCGACATGAAGATGCTCGCCGAACGCGGCGTGGAGATCTTCTTCACCCAGGTATTCCGCGACAGTTTCTTCCATGCCGACATGCACCCGGGCAACATCTTCGTCAGCACCGTCAATCCGTGGAGCCCGCAGTACATTGCGATCGACTGCGGCATCGTCGGCAGCCTGACCCCGGAAGACCAGGACTATCTGGCGCGCAACCTGTTCGCCTTCTTCAAGCGCGACTACCGCCGCGTGGCGCAATTGCACATCGATTCGGGCTGGGTGCCGGCGGAAACCAAGCTCAACGAATTCGAAGCGGCGATCCGTACCGTGTGCGAGCCGATCTTCGAAAAACCATTAAAAGATATTTCATTTGGCCAGGTGCTGATGCGCCTGTTCCAGACCGCGCGCCGCTTCAACATGGAAGTGCAGCCGCAACTCGTATTGCTGCAAAAGACCTTGCTGAACATCGAAGGCCTGGGCCGTCAGCTGTACCCGGATCTGGATCTGTGGAACACCGCGCAGCCGTTCCTCGAACGCTGGATGCGCGAGCGCGTCAGCCCGAAAGCCTTGCTCGGCAACGTCCAGAGCCAGTTCGAACAACTGCCGCATCTGGCCAACATGGCCCGCGACCTGCTCGAACGCATGTCCCAGCCCCACGCCAACGACCCACCGCCACCGTGGAAAAAACGCAAGGACGACTGGTTCCTGCGCCTGCTCGGCAGTGCCCATCTGGCGGGCGGTACGATCCTCGCCGCCGGGGGCCCGATGCACGAACTGGGGCATTGGCCCGCCGGGATCATGGTGGCAGTCGGCTTGTATCTGGTCGTTCGCCGATAG
- a CDS encoding phosphoribosyl-ATP diphosphatase — MSDTLTRLAQVLEERKGAAADSSYVASLYHKGLNKILEKVGEESVETIIAAKDAAVSGDCSDVIYETADLWFHSMVMLAQLGQHPQAVLDELDRRFGLSGHVEKASRPSA, encoded by the coding sequence ATGAGTGACACCCTGACTCGCCTTGCTCAGGTACTTGAGGAGCGCAAAGGCGCAGCCGCCGACAGCTCGTATGTCGCCAGCCTGTATCACAAGGGTCTGAACAAGATTCTGGAGAAGGTCGGCGAAGAATCGGTCGAAACGATCATTGCCGCCAAGGACGCCGCCGTCAGCGGCGACTGCAGCGACGTGATCTACGAGACCGCCGACCTGTGGTTCCACAGCATGGTCATGCTTGCCCAGCTGGGGCAGCATCCGCAGGCAGTGCTGGATGAGCTGGATCGCCGCTTCGGCCTGTCCGGACACGTCGAGAAAGCCTCGCGTCCGTCCGCCTGA
- a CDS encoding phasin family protein, with protein MAGKKNTDKEGSSWIGKVEDYSRKIWLAGLGVYSKIDTDGSKLFDTLVKDGEKAEKLTKAAVGKKVDAAKDSASSAKSRISGVKDRALGTWDQLEGAFDKRLNSAISRLGVPSRNEVKDLHKKVDTLTRQIEKLTGLKAQPVAAKTAAAKPAAKTAAKPLAKAAAKPAAKPAAKTAAAKPAAKAAAKPVAAKAAAKPVAKTAAKPAAKPAAKPAAKTAAAKPAAKPAAKPAAAKKPAVKKPAAPKAAAPKAAAPKPVTTPQALASTSNSASAPTPAPAPTAASTPSTPTSQS; from the coding sequence ATGGCTGGTAAAAAGAACACCGATAAAGAAGGCAGCTCGTGGATCGGAAAAGTCGAAGACTATTCCCGCAAGATCTGGCTGGCTGGTTTAGGCGTGTACTCGAAGATCGACACTGACGGCAGCAAGCTCTTCGATACATTGGTCAAAGACGGCGAGAAAGCCGAGAAGCTCACCAAGGCTGCAGTCGGCAAGAAAGTCGATGCTGCCAAGGACTCTGCAAGCTCGGCAAAATCGCGCATCAGCGGCGTGAAAGATCGCGCGCTGGGCACCTGGGATCAGCTGGAAGGGGCTTTCGACAAGCGCCTGAACAGTGCGATTTCGCGCCTGGGCGTACCGAGCCGCAACGAGGTGAAGGATCTGCACAAAAAGGTCGATACCCTGACCAGGCAGATCGAAAAACTCACCGGCCTGAAAGCTCAGCCTGTCGCGGCCAAAACCGCAGCAGCCAAGCCTGCGGCCAAAACCGCTGCCAAGCCACTGGCTAAAGCCGCCGCCAAACCGGCCGCAAAACCAGCAGCCAAAACCGCTGCCGCCAAGCCTGCAGCGAAAGCCGCGGCCAAACCGGTTGCTGCCAAGGCCGCCGCCAAGCCAGTTGCAAAAACGGCAGCAAAACCAGCTGCCAAACCGGCGGCCAAGCCTGCAGCGAAAACGGCTGCCGCCAAACCCGCTGCCAAGCCTGCCGCCAAACCGGCTGCGGCGAAAAAACCGGCAGTGAAAAAACCGGCTGCGCCGAAAGCCGCTGCGCCGAAAGCTGCAGCACCAAAACCGGTGACCACACCGCAAGCACTGGCAAGCACGTCGAACTCCGCCTCGGCTCCAACCCCGGCGCCTGCTCCGACTGCTGCATCGACTCCGTCGACGCCAACCAGTCAGTCCTGA
- the phaZ gene encoding poly(3-hydroxyalkanoate) depolymerase — protein MPHPFIFRTVELDGQTIRTAVRPGKPHLTPLLIFNGIGANLELVFPFVAALDPDLEVIAFDVPGVGGSSTPSRPYRFPGLAKLTARMLDYLDYGQVNVIGVSWGGALAQQFAYDYPERCKKLVLAATAAGAVMVPGKPKVLWMMASPRRYIQPSHVIRIAPMIYGGSFRRDPTLAASHAAKVRSAGKLGYYWQLFAGLGWTSIHWLHKIHQPTLVLAGDDDPLIPLINMRMLAWRIPNAQLHIIDDGHLFLITRAEAVAPIIMKFLQEERQRAVMHPHPTPLGG, from the coding sequence ATGCCGCACCCGTTCATCTTTCGAACCGTCGAGCTGGATGGCCAGACCATCCGCACGGCAGTCCGCCCCGGCAAGCCTCACTTGACGCCCTTGCTGATTTTCAACGGCATCGGCGCCAACCTGGAGCTGGTGTTTCCTTTTGTCGCGGCGCTGGATCCGGACCTTGAAGTGATCGCCTTCGACGTGCCCGGTGTCGGCGGTTCCTCGACGCCGAGCCGGCCGTATCGCTTTCCGGGGCTGGCGAAGCTCACCGCGCGGATGCTCGATTACCTCGACTACGGACAGGTCAACGTGATCGGCGTGTCCTGGGGTGGCGCGCTGGCGCAACAGTTCGCCTACGACTATCCCGAGCGATGCAAAAAGCTGGTGCTGGCGGCGACCGCTGCCGGTGCGGTGATGGTGCCTGGCAAGCCGAAAGTGCTGTGGATGATGGCCAGCCCACGGCGCTATATCCAGCCGTCCCATGTGATCCGCATCGCCCCGATGATCTACGGCGGCTCGTTCCGCCGCGACCCGACACTCGCCGCCAGCCATGCGGCGAAGGTGCGTTCGGCGGGCAAGCTCGGCTACTACTGGCAACTGTTCGCGGGCCTGGGCTGGACCAGCATTCACTGGCTGCACAAGATCCACCAGCCGACCCTGGTGCTGGCCGGTGATGACGATCCGCTGATCCCGCTGATCAACATGCGCATGCTCGCCTGGCGCATCCCCAACGCGCAGCTGCACATCATCGACGACGGGCATCTGTTCCTGATTACCCGGGCCGAGGCGGTGGCGCCGATCATCATGAAATTCCTCCAGGAGGAACGTCAGCGTGCGGTGATGCATCCGCACCCGACACCGCTGGGCGGATAA
- a CDS encoding phasin family protein produces the protein MAKVILKKKIDASTSALSDVKSYARKIWLAGLGAYTKVGQEGSEYFQELIKAGQTVEKKGKKAVTEKLEAANAEIDEAKSEVSSFKGRVEVQLDKVEKAFDTRVASALNRIGIPSKHDVETLSAKLDELTALLERVARKS, from the coding sequence ATGGCCAAAGTCATTTTGAAGAAAAAAATCGACGCTTCGACTTCCGCTCTGAGCGACGTCAAATCCTATGCCCGCAAGATCTGGCTGGCAGGCCTGGGTGCCTACACCAAGGTCGGTCAGGAGGGCAGCGAGTACTTTCAGGAGTTGATCAAGGCTGGTCAAACTGTTGAAAAGAAAGGCAAAAAAGCCGTCACCGAAAAACTCGAAGCAGCCAACGCCGAGATCGATGAAGCCAAGAGCGAAGTCAGCTCTTTCAAAGGCCGGGTCGAAGTTCAGCTCGACAAGGTCGAGAAGGCGTTCGACACACGTGTGGCCAGTGCCTTGAATCGTATCGGCATTCCGTCTAAACATGACGTTGAGACACTCTCTGCTAAGCTCGATGAGCTGACGGCATTGCTCGAACGCGTCGCGCGTAAATCTTAA
- the hisI gene encoding phosphoribosyl-AMP cyclohydrolase, with protein MKNWLDEIKWDADGLVPAIAQDHKTGRVLMMAWMNREALELTAAENRAIYWSRSRGKLWRKGEESGHVQTLHEMRLDCDADVIILMVEQIGDIACHTGRQSCFYRVFENGDWKTVDPVLKDPHAIYSAGHKHE; from the coding sequence ATGAAAAACTGGCTGGACGAGATCAAGTGGGACGCCGATGGCCTGGTGCCGGCGATTGCCCAGGATCACAAGACCGGACGCGTATTGATGATGGCCTGGATGAACCGCGAAGCCCTGGAGCTGACCGCGGCGGAAAACCGTGCCATCTATTGGTCACGTTCCCGTGGCAAGCTGTGGCGCAAGGGCGAAGAGTCCGGCCACGTACAGACGCTGCATGAAATGCGTCTGGACTGCGACGCCGACGTCATCATCCTGATGGTCGAGCAGATCGGCGACATTGCTTGCCATACCGGCCGTCAAAGCTGCTTCTACCGCGTCTTCGAAAACGGCGACTGGAAAACGGTCGACCCGGTCCTGAAAGACCCGCACGCCATCTATTCCGCAGGACACAAACATGAGTGA
- a CDS encoding polyhydroxyalkanoic acid system family protein: MAHISVERAHSLGKEAAREKADKLAQKLSDQYGLEPQWSGDVLNLKRSGVKGAVHVAEDSIRVDVELGLMMSAMSGMIKAEIEKALDKALV, translated from the coding sequence ATGGCCCATATCAGTGTTGAGCGTGCCCACAGCCTGGGCAAGGAAGCAGCCCGCGAGAAAGCCGACAAACTGGCGCAGAAACTTTCCGATCAATATGGCCTGGAGCCGCAGTGGTCGGGCGATGTCCTGAACCTCAAGCGTTCGGGCGTGAAGGGCGCGGTGCATGTGGCCGAGGATTCGATCCGGGTCGACGTCGAACTGGGCCTGATGATGTCGGCCATGAGCGGCATGATCAAAGCCGAGATCGAGAAGGCGCTGGATAAAGCGCTGGTCTGA
- a CDS encoding TetR/AcrR family transcriptional regulator — protein MKTSERILECALQLFNEKGEPNVSTMEVANEMGISPGNLYYHFHGKEPLILGLFERFQNDLAPLLDPPADVELAPEDYWLFLHLIVERLAQYRFLFQDLSNLAGRLPKLAKGIRQFLNVLKRTLASLLARLKASGQLVSDTQALGQLVEQITMTLLFSLDYQRILDREGEVRLVVYQIMMLVAPHLLPPVKVATERMALQYLEDHE, from the coding sequence ATGAAAACAAGCGAACGGATCCTCGAATGTGCCCTGCAGTTGTTCAATGAAAAGGGCGAGCCGAACGTCTCCACCATGGAGGTTGCCAATGAAATGGGGATCAGCCCCGGCAACCTTTACTACCACTTCCACGGCAAGGAACCGCTGATTCTCGGACTGTTCGAGCGCTTCCAGAACGACCTCGCCCCGCTGCTCGACCCGCCCGCCGATGTTGAACTGGCGCCGGAGGATTACTGGCTGTTCCTGCACCTGATCGTCGAACGGCTGGCGCAGTACCGTTTTCTGTTCCAGGACCTGTCGAACCTGGCCGGGCGTCTGCCGAAACTGGCCAAGGGCATTCGCCAGTTTCTCAACGTGCTCAAGCGTACGCTCGCGTCATTGCTGGCGCGCTTGAAAGCGTCGGGGCAACTGGTCAGCGACACCCAGGCGCTGGGGCAACTGGTGGAGCAGATCACCATGACGTTGCTGTTCTCGCTGGACTATCAACGGATTCTTGATCGTGAAGGGGAAGTGCGGCTGGTGGTGTACCAGATCATGATGCTGGTGGCGCCGCATCTGTTGCCGCCGGTGAAGGTGGCGACGGAGAGGATGGCTTTGCAGTACCTCGAAGATCACGAGTAA
- the ubiE gene encoding bifunctional demethylmenaquinone methyltransferase/2-methoxy-6-polyprenyl-1,4-benzoquinol methylase UbiE, producing the protein MTDQRKGSDAEPTTHFGFKNVPESQKAEKVAEVFHSVAAKYDLMNDLLSGGMHRLWKRFAIELSGVRAGNRVLDIAGGTGDLTKKFSHLVGPTGQVVLADINESMLKVGRDRLLDVGVSGNVEFVQADAEKLPFPDNHFDCVTIAFGLRNVTHKEDALRSMLRVLKPGGRLLVLEFSKPTNALMSKAYDAYSFAFMPLMGKLITNDSESYRYLAESIRMHPNQETLKSMMVDAGFDRVTYHNMTAGIVALHRGIKP; encoded by the coding sequence ATGACTGATCAGCGCAAAGGCAGCGATGCCGAACCCACCACTCACTTCGGCTTCAAAAACGTTCCGGAAAGCCAGAAAGCGGAAAAAGTCGCTGAGGTTTTCCACTCCGTAGCGGCGAAGTACGACCTGATGAACGACCTTTTGTCGGGCGGCATGCACCGTCTGTGGAAGCGTTTCGCGATCGAACTGTCGGGCGTACGCGCCGGCAACCGCGTGCTGGACATCGCCGGCGGCACGGGCGATCTGACCAAGAAGTTCTCGCACCTGGTCGGCCCGACCGGTCAGGTGGTGCTGGCCGACATCAACGAATCCATGCTCAAGGTCGGTCGTGACCGCCTGCTGGATGTCGGCGTGTCGGGCAACGTCGAGTTCGTCCAGGCAGACGCTGAAAAGCTGCCGTTCCCGGACAACCATTTCGACTGCGTGACCATCGCCTTCGGCCTACGCAACGTGACGCACAAGGAAGACGCCCTGCGCTCGATGTTGCGCGTACTCAAGCCGGGCGGTCGCCTGCTGGTACTGGAATTCTCCAAGCCGACCAACGCGCTGATGTCCAAGGCCTACGACGCCTATTCGTTCGCCTTCATGCCGCTGATGGGCAAGCTGATCACCAACGACTCGGAAAGCTATCGTTACCTGGCCGAATCGATCCGCATGCACCCGAATCAGGAAACCCTGAAGTCGATGATGGTCGACGCCGGTTTCGACCGCGTGACCTATCACAACATGACCGCAGGCATCGTCGCCCTGCACCGCGGCATCAAACCCTGA
- the phaC gene encoding class II poly(R)-hydroxyalkanoic acid synthase translates to MRDKPATGVVPSPAVFINAQSAMTGLRGRDLISTLRSVAAHGLRNPIHSAKHALKLGGALGRVLLGETLHPTNPQDSRFADPAWSLNPFYRRSLQAYLAWQKQVKSWIDESSMSDDDRARAHFAFTLLNDAVAPSNTLLNPLAVKELFNSGGHSLVRGLSHLIDDLLHNDGLPRQVTKQAFEVGKTVATTTGSVVFRNEMLELIQYRPMSEKQYSKPLLVVPPQINKYYIFDLSPSNSFVQFALKNGLQTFMISWRNPDVRHREWGLSTYVEAVEEAMNICRAITGAREVNLMGACAGGLTIAALQGHLQAKRQLRRVSSATYLVSLLDSEMNTPATLFADEQTLEAAKRRSYQKGVLDGRDMAKVFAWMRPNDLIWSYFVNNYLLGKEPPAFDILYWNNDSTRLPAAFHGDILDFFKHNPLTHPGGLEVCGTPIDLQKVTVDSFSVAGMNDHITPWDAVYRSTLLLGGERRFVLSNSGHVQSILNPPGNPKAHYVENGKLSSDPRAWYYDAKKVDGSWWPQWLEWVQQRSGTLHETRMTLGNANYPPMEAAPGTYVRVR, encoded by the coding sequence ATGCGTGACAAACCAGCGACGGGCGTCGTGCCCAGCCCCGCCGTGTTCATCAATGCACAGAGTGCCATGACCGGTCTGCGTGGCCGCGACCTGATCTCGACCTTGCGCAGCGTGGCAGCCCACGGCTTGCGCAATCCGATCCACAGTGCAAAACACGCCTTGAAGCTGGGAGGTGCGCTCGGACGCGTGCTGCTCGGCGAAACCCTGCACCCGACCAATCCGCAGGACAGCCGCTTTGCCGACCCGGCGTGGAGCCTGAACCCGTTCTACCGGCGCAGCCTGCAGGCTTATCTGGCCTGGCAGAAACAGGTCAAGAGCTGGATCGACGAGAGCAGCATGAGTGACGACGACCGCGCCCGCGCGCATTTCGCCTTCACCCTGCTCAACGACGCCGTGGCGCCTTCCAACACCCTGCTCAATCCGCTGGCTGTGAAAGAACTGTTCAACTCCGGCGGCCACAGTCTGGTGCGCGGTCTCAGCCATCTGATTGATGATCTGCTGCACAACGACGGCCTGCCACGCCAGGTCACCAAACAGGCTTTCGAAGTCGGCAAGACCGTCGCCACCACCACCGGCTCGGTGGTGTTTCGCAACGAAATGCTCGAGCTGATCCAGTACCGGCCGATGAGCGAGAAGCAGTATTCGAAACCGTTGCTGGTGGTGCCGCCGCAAATCAACAAGTACTACATTTTCGACCTCAGCCCGAGCAACAGCTTCGTCCAGTTTGCGCTGAAGAACGGCTTGCAGACCTTCATGATCAGCTGGCGCAACCCGGATGTGCGCCATCGTGAATGGGGCCTGTCGACCTACGTCGAAGCCGTGGAAGAAGCGATGAACATCTGCCGGGCGATCACCGGCGCCCGTGAGGTCAACCTGATGGGCGCCTGCGCCGGCGGGCTGACCATCGCCGCGCTGCAAGGGCATCTGCAGGCCAAGCGGCAGTTGCGGCGGGTCTCCAGCGCCACCTATCTGGTGAGCCTGCTCGACAGTGAAATGAACACCCCGGCCACCCTGTTCGCCGATGAGCAAACGCTCGAAGCGGCCAAGCGGCGCTCCTATCAGAAAGGCGTGCTGGACGGTCGCGACATGGCCAAGGTGTTCGCCTGGATGCGCCCCAACGATCTGATCTGGAGTTATTTCGTCAACAACTACCTGCTGGGCAAGGAGCCGCCGGCGTTCGACATTCTCTACTGGAACAACGACAGCACCCGCCTGCCCGCCGCGTTTCACGGCGACATTCTGGACTTCTTCAAGCACAACCCGTTGACCCATCCGGGGGGCCTGGAAGTGTGCGGCACGCCGATCGACCTGCAGAAGGTCACGGTCGACAGCTTCAGCGTGGCCGGCATGAACGACCACATCACGCCGTGGGACGCGGTGTATCGCTCGACACTGTTGCTGGGCGGCGAGCGGCGCTTCGTGCTGTCCAACAGCGGCCACGTGCAGAGCATCCTCAACCCGCCGGGCAACCCGAAAGCCCATTACGTCGAGAACGGAAAGCTCAGCAGCGATCCGCGCGCCTGGTACTACGACGCCAAGAAAGTCGACGGCAGTTGGTGGCCGCAGTGGCTGGAGTGGGTGCAGCAGCGCTCCGGCACCCTGCACGAAACCCGGATGACCCTCGGCAACGCCAATTACCCACCGATGGAAGCAGCACCCGGCACCTATGTGCGTGTGCGCTGA
- the phaC gene encoding class II poly(R)-hydroxyalkanoic acid synthase, whose product MSNKNNDDLKYQASENTLGLNPVVGLRGKDLLASARMVLTQAIKQPIHSVKHVTQFGLELKNVLFGKSDLQPAGDDRRFVDPAWSQNPLYKRYLQTYLAWRKELHAWIDDSSLSPKDIARGHFVINLMTEAMAPTNTAANPAAVKRFFETGGKSLLDGLSHLAKDLVHNGGMPSQVNMGAFEVGKSLGVTEGAVVFRNDVLELIQYKPITEQVHERPLLVVPPQINKFYVFDLSPDKSLARFCLRNNVQTFIVSWRNPTKEQREWGLSTYIEALKEAVDVVTAITGSKDVNMLGACSGGITCTALLGHYAATGENKVNALTLLVSVLDTTLDSDVALFVDEQTLEMAKRHSYQAGVLEGKDMAKVFAWMRPNDLIWNYWVNNYLLGNEPPVFDILFWNNDTTRLPAAFHGDLIEMFKNNPLIRPNALEVCGTPIDLKQVTADIFSLAGTNDHITPWKSCYKSAQLFGGKVEFVLSSSGHIQSILNPPGNPKSRYMTSDKMTANADDWQENSTKHADSWWLYWQAWQAARSGELKKAPTKLGNKAYPAGEASPGTYVHER is encoded by the coding sequence ATGAGTAACAAGAATAACGATGATTTGAAGTACCAGGCCTCGGAGAACACCCTGGGGCTGAATCCTGTCGTTGGGCTACGCGGAAAGGATCTGCTGGCCTCTGCTCGAATGGTGCTGACCCAGGCCATCAAACAACCGATCCATAGTGTCAAACACGTCACCCAGTTCGGCCTCGAACTGAAGAACGTGCTGTTCGGCAAATCCGACCTGCAACCGGCGGGCGATGACCGTCGCTTCGTCGATCCGGCGTGGAGTCAGAACCCGCTGTACAAACGTTATCTGCAAACTTACCTGGCATGGCGCAAGGAACTCCATGCCTGGATCGACGACAGCAGCCTCTCGCCCAAGGACATCGCGCGTGGCCACTTCGTGATCAACCTGATGACCGAGGCGATGGCCCCGACCAACACGGCGGCCAACCCGGCGGCAGTCAAACGCTTCTTCGAGACCGGCGGCAAGAGCCTGCTCGACGGCCTCTCGCACCTGGCCAAGGATCTGGTGCACAACGGCGGCATGCCGAGCCAGGTCAACATGGGCGCGTTCGAGGTCGGCAAGAGCCTGGGCGTGACCGAAGGCGCGGTGGTGTTTCGCAACGATGTGCTGGAACTGATCCAGTACAAGCCGATCACCGAGCAAGTGCACGAGCGCCCGCTGCTGGTGGTGCCGCCGCAGATCAACAAGTTCTACGTATTCGACCTCAGCCCGGACAAGAGCCTGGCGCGCTTCTGCCTGCGCAACAATGTGCAGACCTTCATCGTCAGCTGGCGCAACCCGACCAAGGAACAGCGCGAGTGGGGCCTCTCGACCTACATCGAAGCCCTGAAGGAAGCGGTCGACGTGGTCACCGCGATCACCGGCAGCAAGGACGTCAACATGCTTGGCGCCTGCTCCGGCGGCATCACCTGTACCGCCCTGCTCGGCCACTATGCCGCCACGGGCGAGAACAAGGTCAATGCCCTGACCCTGCTGGTCAGCGTGCTCGACACCACCCTCGACAGTGATGTCGCACTGTTCGTCGACGAGCAGACGCTGGAAATGGCCAAGCGACACTCCTATCAGGCCGGCGTGCTCGAAGGCAAAGACATGGCCAAAGTCTTTGCCTGGATGCGTCCCAACGATCTGATCTGGAACTACTGGGTCAACAACTACCTGCTCGGCAACGAGCCGCCGGTGTTCGACATCCTGTTCTGGAACAACGATACGACTCGACTGCCGGCCGCGTTCCACGGCGACCTGATCGAGATGTTCAAAAACAACCCACTGATTCGCCCCAATGCACTGGAAGTGTGCGGCACGCCGATCGACCTCAAGCAGGTGACCGCCGACATCTTCTCGCTGGCCGGCACCAACGACCACATCACCCCGTGGAAGTCCTGCTACAAGTCGGCGCAGCTGTTCGGTGGCAAGGTGGAATTCGTGCTGTCGAGCAGCGGGCATATCCAGAGCATTCTGAACCCGCCGGGCAACCCTAAATCGCGCTACATGACCAGCGATAAAATGACCGCCAATGCCGATGACTGGCAGGAGAACTCGACCAAGCACGCCGACTCCTGGTGGCTGTACTGGCAGGCATGGCAGGCCGCGCGTTCGGGCGAGCTGAAGAAGGCGCCAACGAAACTGGGCAACAAGGCGTATCCGGCAGGCGAAGCTTCACCGGGCACTTACGTACACGAGCGGTAA